A single region of the Cereibacter sphaeroides 2.4.1 genome encodes:
- a CDS encoding ABC transporter permease, translating to MTLVFLALVTWVVTLVLNVRISRSAFSETRIGRLVVPAIFGLTVLLVWELLVRGLQVPSVILPPPSAIGARIASSLPVLWGDFVQTFVKGALSGWLIGCAAAVATAIAIDRSPFLQRGLLPVGNFVAALPIVGIAPILVMWFGFDWQSKAAVVVVMVFFPVLVNTVEGLAATDRMQRDLMKTYSASYAQTLLKLRLPAAMPFIFNGLKIATTLALIGAIVAEFFGSPIRGMGFRISAEVGRLGLDMVWAEIAVAAMAGSAFYGVVALVERGLTFWHPSQRRQR from the coding sequence ATGACGCTCGTGTTCCTCGCCCTCGTCACCTGGGTCGTGACGCTCGTGCTCAATGTGCGGATCTCGCGGTCGGCCTTCTCCGAGACGCGGATCGGCCGCCTCGTGGTGCCCGCGATCTTCGGGCTCACCGTGCTTCTGGTCTGGGAGCTGCTGGTGCGCGGGCTTCAGGTGCCCTCGGTGATCCTGCCGCCGCCCTCGGCCATCGGCGCGCGGATCGCGAGCAGCCTGCCGGTCCTCTGGGGCGATTTCGTGCAGACCTTCGTGAAGGGCGCGCTCTCGGGCTGGCTCATCGGCTGTGCGGCCGCGGTGGCCACGGCCATCGCCATCGACCGCTCGCCCTTCCTGCAGCGGGGGCTGCTGCCGGTGGGCAATTTCGTGGCGGCCCTGCCCATCGTTGGGATCGCGCCGATCCTCGTCATGTGGTTCGGCTTCGACTGGCAGTCGAAGGCCGCGGTGGTGGTGGTCATGGTCTTCTTCCCCGTGCTCGTGAACACGGTCGAGGGGCTCGCGGCCACCGACCGGATGCAGCGCGACCTGATGAAGACCTATTCGGCCAGCTACGCCCAGACGCTCCTCAAGCTGCGGCTGCCCGCGGCCATGCCCTTCATCTTCAACGGCCTGAAGATCGCCACCACGCTCGCCCTGATCGGGGCCATCGTCGCCGAATTCTTCGGCAGCCCGATCCGCGGCATGGGCTTTCGCATCTCGGCCGAGGTCGGCCGCCTCGGGCTCGACATGGTCTGGGCCGAGATAGCGGTTGCAGCAATGGCGGGCTCGGCCTTCTATGGGGTGGTCGCTCTGGTCGAACGAGGGCTGACCTTCTGGCACCCGTCCCAACGACGTCAACGATAG
- a CDS encoding 2-hydroxyacid dehydrogenase, translating to MERQRVIAVGSYPDWDRQAMEASFTVTTVPQLADLAGLDPALRAEAVAVAYKGGAPFGGEAMDLLPALGIIANFGVGFDAIDVEAARARGIRVTNTPDVLNDDVADTALAMMLALCRRIPEGDRFVREGRWPKGDFPLNRKFSGGRAGIMGLGRIGRAIADRLVAFGMEIHYHSRSAKDVPAGWTFHATPEGLAAEVDWLVVALVGGPATESYVSAEVIACMPQDAVLVNISRGSTVDEAALLSALEAGRIGAALDVFRNEPEIDPRFHALSNVILQPHQGSGTVETRRAMGELQRANITAFLQGEPLLTPVA from the coding sequence ATGGAACGGCAACGGGTGATCGCGGTGGGCTCCTACCCCGACTGGGACAGGCAGGCGATGGAGGCCAGCTTCACGGTCACGACCGTTCCGCAGCTCGCCGATCTGGCGGGCCTCGACCCTGCGCTCCGCGCCGAGGCGGTGGCGGTGGCCTACAAGGGCGGCGCGCCCTTCGGCGGCGAGGCGATGGATCTCCTGCCCGCGCTCGGCATCATCGCGAACTTCGGTGTGGGCTTCGATGCCATCGACGTCGAAGCCGCCCGCGCCCGCGGCATCCGGGTGACGAACACGCCCGACGTGCTGAACGACGACGTGGCCGACACGGCGCTGGCGATGATGCTGGCCCTCTGCCGCCGCATCCCCGAGGGCGACCGCTTCGTCCGCGAGGGCCGCTGGCCCAAGGGAGACTTTCCGCTGAACCGCAAATTCTCGGGCGGGCGCGCGGGCATCATGGGGCTCGGCCGGATCGGGCGCGCCATCGCCGACCGGCTCGTGGCCTTCGGCATGGAGATCCACTATCATTCGCGCAGCGCCAAGGACGTGCCCGCGGGCTGGACCTTCCACGCCACGCCCGAAGGGCTCGCCGCCGAGGTCGACTGGCTGGTGGTGGCGCTGGTCGGAGGGCCCGCCACCGAAAGCTACGTCTCGGCCGAGGTCATTGCCTGCATGCCGCAGGATGCGGTGCTGGTGAACATCTCGCGCGGCTCGACCGTGGACGAAGCGGCGCTGCTAAGCGCCCTCGAAGCCGGGCGGATCGGGGCCGCGCTCGACGTCTTCCGCAACGAGCCCGAGATCGATCCGCGCTTCCACGCGCTCTCGAACGTGATCCTGCAGCCGCATCAGGGATCGGGCACGGTCGAGACCCGCCGCGCGATGGGCGAGCTGCAGCGCGCCAACATCACGGCCTTCCTTCAGGGCGAGCCGCTGCTGACTCCGGTCGCCTGA
- a CDS encoding ABC transporter substrate-binding protein, with protein MKGLLTGAALLALAAGTASAEEVTLQLKWVTQAQFAGYYVALDQGFYEEEGLEVTIKPGGPDVAPVQVLLGGGADVMVDWLPSALAAREQGADIVNIAQPFKSSGMMLTCLKESGVSGPEDFKGKTLGVWFGGNEYPFLNWMSKLGLPTDGSPQGVTVLKQGFNVDPLLQKQAACISTMTYNEYWQVIDAGLSPDDLVTFKYEDQGVATLEDGLYVMADKLKDPAFVETMAKFVRASMKGWKWAEENPDDAAMIVLDNDDTGAQTESHQKRMMGEVAKLTAGSDGTLDEADYKRTVATLMGGGSDPVISKEPEGAWTHEVTDKALK; from the coding sequence ATGAAAGGACTGCTGACCGGAGCCGCGCTTCTCGCGCTCGCCGCCGGCACGGCTTCGGCCGAGGAGGTGACGCTCCAGCTCAAATGGGTGACGCAGGCCCAGTTCGCGGGCTATTACGTCGCGCTCGATCAGGGCTTCTACGAGGAGGAGGGGCTCGAGGTCACGATCAAGCCGGGCGGCCCCGACGTGGCGCCGGTGCAGGTGCTGCTCGGCGGCGGCGCCGACGTGATGGTCGACTGGCTGCCCTCGGCGCTGGCCGCGCGCGAGCAGGGGGCCGACATCGTCAACATCGCCCAGCCCTTCAAGAGTTCGGGCATGATGCTGACCTGCCTGAAGGAATCGGGCGTTTCGGGCCCCGAGGACTTCAAGGGCAAGACGCTGGGCGTCTGGTTCGGCGGCAACGAATATCCCTTCCTCAACTGGATGTCGAAGCTGGGCCTGCCCACCGACGGCTCGCCTCAGGGGGTGACGGTGCTCAAGCAGGGCTTCAACGTCGATCCGCTGCTGCAGAAGCAGGCGGCCTGCATCTCGACCATGACCTACAACGAATATTGGCAGGTGATCGACGCGGGCCTCTCGCCGGACGACCTCGTGACCTTCAAGTACGAGGATCAGGGCGTGGCGACCCTCGAGGACGGTCTCTATGTGATGGCCGACAAGCTGAAGGATCCGGCCTTCGTCGAGACCATGGCCAAGTTCGTGCGGGCCTCGATGAAGGGCTGGAAATGGGCCGAGGAGAACCCCGACGACGCGGCCATGATCGTGCTCGACAATGACGACACGGGCGCGCAGACCGAGAGCCACCAGAAGCGGATGATGGGCGAGGTGGCGAAGCTGACCGCGGGCTCGGACGGCACGCTCGACGAGGCGGATTACAAGCGCACCGTGGCCACCCTGATGGGCGGCGGCTCGGACCCGGTGATCTCGAAGGAGCCCGAGGGCGCCTGGACCCACGAGGTCACCGACAAGGCGCTGAAGTAA
- a CDS encoding helix-turn-helix domain-containing protein: MPMTALTGSRVRERRLQLGLRQADLARAAGISASYLNLIEHNRRRIGDEVLARLARALKVEAQTLLAGAEGVLVEDLRAAAASAGDDQPELDRVEDFVGRFPGWARMLAAQHRRMGLLERTVNALNDRLTHDTHLSQALHEVLSAVSAVRSTAAILAETEDIEPDWRARFHANIHADSERLAVGAEALVAYLDAASEDEEQGVVAPQEEVEGWLAARDWHLAELEEPGGRARLEAEIEGLASAAGRAMARDWVLRAEADARAMPLDPFRAALRAEGDPVLVARRFGVGVLAAFRRIATLPGAIAGLVICDGSGTLVFRKPPEGFLLPRFGAACPLWPLFEALAHPMRPVEAVVEPAARTRRRFRARAFCEPHHPQGFAGPELREAGMLIEPAVPDPALVPRAVGTSCRICPRAGCPARREPSILLEGS, translated from the coding sequence ATGCCGATGACGGCGCTGACGGGCAGCCGGGTGCGCGAACGGCGCTTGCAGCTCGGGCTGAGGCAGGCCGATCTGGCGCGGGCGGCGGGGATCTCGGCCTCCTATCTCAACCTGATCGAGCACAACCGTCGCCGGATCGGCGACGAGGTTCTGGCGCGGCTCGCCCGGGCCCTGAAGGTCGAGGCGCAGACGCTCTTGGCCGGGGCCGAGGGCGTGCTGGTCGAGGATCTGCGCGCCGCCGCCGCCTCGGCGGGCGACGATCAGCCCGAGCTCGACCGGGTCGAGGATTTCGTGGGCCGCTTTCCGGGCTGGGCGCGGATGCTGGCTGCGCAGCACCGCCGGATGGGGCTGCTCGAGCGGACTGTCAACGCGCTCAACGACCGGCTGACCCATGACACCCACCTGAGCCAGGCGCTGCACGAAGTTCTCTCGGCGGTGAGCGCCGTGCGCTCCACCGCGGCGATCCTCGCCGAGACCGAGGACATCGAGCCCGACTGGCGCGCGCGCTTTCACGCCAACATCCATGCCGACAGCGAGCGGCTGGCCGTGGGCGCCGAGGCGCTGGTGGCCTATCTCGATGCCGCCTCGGAAGACGAGGAGCAGGGGGTCGTGGCCCCGCAGGAGGAGGTGGAAGGCTGGCTTGCCGCGCGCGACTGGCATCTGGCCGAGCTGGAGGAGCCGGGCGGGCGGGCGCGGCTCGAGGCCGAGATCGAGGGGCTGGCCTCGGCCGCCGGACGGGCGATGGCGCGCGACTGGGTGCTGCGGGCCGAGGCGGATGCGCGGGCCATGCCGCTCGATCCGTTCCGCGCCGCGCTCCGCGCCGAGGGCGATCCGGTGCTGGTCGCGCGGCGCTTCGGCGTGGGGGTGCTCGCGGCCTTCCGGCGGATCGCCACGCTGCCCGGCGCCATCGCGGGCCTCGTGATCTGCGACGGCTCGGGCACCCTCGTCTTCCGCAAGCCGCCCGAGGGGTTCCTGCTGCCGCGCTTCGGGGCGGCCTGTCCGCTCTGGCCGCTCTTCGAGGCGCTGGCCCACCCGATGCGCCCCGTCGAGGCGGTGGTCGAGCCCGCCGCCCGCACCCGTCGCCGCTTCCGCGCCCGCGCCTTCTGCGAGCCGCACCATCCGCAGGGCTTCGCGGGACCGGAACTGCGCGAGGCGGGGATGCTGATCGAGCCCGCCGTGCCCGATCCGGCGCTCGTGCCGCGCGCGGTCGGCACCTCCTGCCGGATCTGCCCGCGGGCAGGCTGCCCCGCCCGGCGCGAGCCTTCGATCCTGCTCGAGGGCTCCTGA
- a CDS encoding SDR family oxidoreductase: protein MAGRLEGKRALVTAAGQGIGRASALAMAREGARVLATDLNAAALEGLAAEGLEVQPLDVRDPASIAAAVAAAGPLDVLFNCAGFVASGTILDCDEEDWAFSVGLNLTGMYRMCRAFLPGMIAGGGGSIINMASVVSAAIAAPNRFVYGTTKAGVVGLTKSIAADFIGQGIRCNAICPGTVESPSLEDRLRATGDYEAARRAFVARQPIGRIGRPEEIAALVVYLASDESAYTTGVAHVIDGGWSNI from the coding sequence ATGGCCGGTCGGCTGGAGGGCAAGCGCGCGCTGGTGACGGCGGCAGGGCAGGGGATCGGGCGCGCCTCTGCGCTGGCCATGGCGCGCGAGGGCGCGCGTGTGCTGGCGACCGACCTGAATGCGGCAGCGCTCGAAGGGCTTGCGGCCGAAGGGCTCGAGGTGCAGCCGCTCGATGTGCGCGATCCGGCCTCGATCGCGGCCGCTGTCGCGGCGGCAGGGCCGCTCGACGTGCTCTTCAACTGCGCGGGCTTCGTGGCCTCGGGCACGATCCTCGACTGCGACGAGGAGGACTGGGCCTTCTCCGTCGGGCTGAACCTCACCGGCATGTATCGGATGTGCCGCGCCTTCCTGCCGGGCATGATCGCGGGCGGCGGCGGGTCGATCATCAACATGGCCTCGGTCGTGTCCGCGGCCATCGCGGCGCCCAACCGCTTCGTCTACGGCACCACCAAGGCGGGGGTCGTGGGGCTCACCAAATCCATCGCCGCCGATTTCATCGGGCAGGGCATCCGCTGCAACGCGATCTGCCCCGGCACCGTCGAAAGCCCCTCGCTCGAGGACCGGCTCCGCGCCACCGGCGATTACGAGGCCGCGCGGCGCGCCTTCGTGGCCCGCCAGCCCATCGGCCGCATCGGCCGCCCGGAGGAGATCGCGGCGCTTGTCGTCTATCTCGCTTCGGACGAATCCGCCTACACCACCGGGGTCGCCCATGTCATCGACGGGGGCTGGTCCAATATCTGA
- a CDS encoding IlvD/Edd family dehydratase: MSDTPTGRRFRSQAWFDNPDNPGMTALYVERYQNQGFTRRELQGDRPIIGIAQSGSDLAPCNKIHLFLAERVKAGIRDAGGVPMEFPVHPIQETGRRPTAALDRNLAYLGLVEVLHGYPIDGVVLTTGCDKTTPAQLMAAATVDLPSIVLSGGPMLDGWWEGKLAGSGTIIWESRRLLAEGEIDYPEFMERACASAPSLGHCNTMGTASTLNALAEALGMSLPGCSAIPAPFRERMNMAYATGRRIVEMVLADLKPSDILTRQAFENAIRVNSAIGGSTNAPPHLQAIARHAGVELAVEDWQTVGFDLPLLVNMQPAGEYLGESFFRAGGVPAVMGELLAAGLLHAEALTVTGESIGHNLAGERSRDRRVIRSVEDPLREKAGFLVLRGNLFDSALMKTSVISAEFRHRFLAQPGREGIHEARAVVFEGPEDYHARINDPDLGIDETTILFIRGVGCVGYPGSAEVVNMQPPDGLLREGVTHLPTVGDGRQSGTSESPSILNASPEAAVGGGLALLRTGDRVRLDLNACRLDALVDEAEWEARRAAWTPPVLHHQTPWQEIYRRLVGQLADGGCLELATAYHRVARDLPRDNH; encoded by the coding sequence ATGAGCGACACCCCCACCGGCAGGCGCTTCCGCTCACAGGCGTGGTTCGACAATCCCGACAATCCCGGGATGACCGCGCTCTATGTCGAGCGCTACCAGAACCAGGGCTTCACGCGGCGCGAGCTGCAGGGCGACCGGCCCATCATCGGCATCGCGCAGTCGGGTTCGGATCTCGCGCCCTGCAACAAGATCCACCTCTTCCTCGCCGAGCGGGTCAAGGCGGGCATCCGCGACGCGGGCGGCGTGCCGATGGAATTTCCCGTCCATCCGATCCAGGAGACCGGGCGCAGGCCCACCGCCGCGCTCGACCGCAACCTCGCCTATCTCGGCCTCGTCGAGGTGCTGCACGGCTATCCGATCGACGGGGTGGTGCTGACCACCGGATGCGACAAGACCACGCCCGCGCAGCTGATGGCAGCGGCGACGGTGGATCTTCCTTCCATCGTGCTCTCGGGCGGGCCCATGCTCGACGGCTGGTGGGAAGGCAAGCTCGCAGGCTCGGGTACGATCATCTGGGAGAGCCGGCGGCTGCTCGCCGAGGGCGAGATCGACTATCCCGAATTCATGGAGCGTGCCTGCGCTTCGGCCCCCTCGCTCGGCCATTGCAACACGATGGGCACCGCCTCGACCCTGAACGCGCTGGCCGAGGCGCTGGGCATGTCGCTGCCCGGATGCTCGGCCATTCCCGCGCCGTTCCGCGAGCGGATGAACATGGCCTATGCCACGGGCCGGCGCATCGTCGAGATGGTGCTGGCCGACCTGAAGCCCTCGGACATCCTCACGCGGCAGGCCTTCGAGAATGCGATCCGCGTCAATTCGGCCATCGGCGGCTCGACCAACGCGCCGCCGCATCTGCAGGCCATCGCGCGGCATGCGGGTGTCGAGCTTGCGGTGGAGGACTGGCAGACGGTGGGCTTCGACCTGCCGCTGCTGGTGAACATGCAGCCCGCCGGAGAATATCTGGGTGAGAGCTTCTTCCGGGCGGGCGGCGTGCCTGCCGTCATGGGCGAGCTGCTCGCGGCGGGGCTTCTCCATGCGGAGGCGCTGACCGTCACGGGAGAGAGCATCGGCCACAATCTCGCGGGCGAGCGCAGCCGCGACCGGCGGGTGATCCGGTCGGTCGAGGATCCCCTGCGCGAGAAGGCGGGGTTCCTCGTGCTGCGGGGCAATCTCTTCGACTCGGCGCTGATGAAGACCTCGGTCATTTCGGCCGAGTTCCGGCACCGCTTCCTCGCCCAGCCGGGGCGGGAGGGCATCCACGAGGCCCGCGCCGTGGTCTTCGAGGGACCGGAAGATTATCACGCCCGCATCAACGACCCCGATCTCGGGATCGACGAGACGACGATCCTCTTCATCCGCGGCGTGGGCTGCGTGGGCTATCCGGGCTCAGCCGAGGTGGTGAACATGCAGCCGCCCGACGGGCTTCTGCGCGAGGGAGTGACGCATCTGCCGACGGTGGGCGACGGGCGGCAGTCGGGCACTTCCGAGAGCCCGTCGATCCTCAACGCCTCGCCCGAGGCGGCGGTGGGCGGCGGCCTTGCGCTCCTGCGGACAGGCGACCGGGTGCGGCTCGATCTGAACGCCTGCCGGCTCGACGCGCTGGTGGACGAGGCCGAGTGGGAGGCGCGCCGCGCCGCCTGGACGCCGCCCGTCCTGCACCACCAGACCCCCTGGCAGGAGATCTATCGCCGCCTCGTGGGGCAGCTCGCCGATGGCGGCTGCCTCGAGCTTGCCACCGCCTATCACCGGGTGGCGCGGGATCTGCCGCGGGACAATCATTAG
- a CDS encoding response regulator transcription factor, with protein sequence MTAHVLLIEDEPNIAEAIRFILMRDGLKVSTHAGGADAIEVVRTAQPDLLILDVMLPGMSGFDILSALRADPQTEDLPVLMLSAKGQVRDRAAAKKAGVDAFMSKPFSNAEMLASVRALVPR encoded by the coding sequence ATGACGGCGCATGTGCTGCTGATCGAGGACGAGCCGAACATCGCCGAGGCGATCCGCTTCATCCTCATGCGCGATGGGCTGAAGGTCTCGACCCATGCGGGCGGAGCGGATGCGATCGAGGTGGTGCGCACGGCACAGCCGGACCTTCTGATCCTCGATGTGATGCTGCCCGGCATGAGCGGCTTCGACATCCTCTCGGCGCTCCGTGCCGATCCCCAGACCGAGGATCTGCCGGTGCTGATGCTGAGCGCCAAGGGGCAGGTGCGCGACCGCGCGGCGGCCAAGAAGGCCGGCGTGGATGCCTTCATGTCGAAGCCCTTCTCGAATGCCGAGATGCTGGCCTCGGTCCGGGCGCTGGTGCCGCGATGA
- a CDS encoding fumarylacetoacetate hydrolase family protein, translating to MKLLRHGPAGAERPGLVWTDGTLRDLSGVVPDIAGEVLTDEGLARLRDIDGASLPVVAEGTRLGPCVAGTTKFVCIGLNYSDHAAETGAQVPPEPIIFMKANSAICGPNDPIIIPRGSVKTDWEVELAIIIGKKAKYVSEAEALDHVAGYAVANDVSERAFQSERSGQWTKGKSCDNFGQLGPWLVTRDEVADPQNLPLWLSVNGEKMQNGTTGTMVYGVAYLVSYLSQFMTLHPGDVISTGTPPGVGLGMKPPRFLKPGDVVELGVEGLGQQRQEVVADA from the coding sequence ATGAAACTGCTGCGCCATGGGCCCGCCGGGGCCGAACGACCGGGCCTCGTCTGGACCGACGGCACCCTCCGCGACCTGTCGGGCGTGGTGCCGGACATCGCGGGCGAAGTGCTGACGGACGAGGGGCTGGCCAGGCTCCGCGACATCGACGGGGCGAGCCTGCCGGTCGTGGCCGAGGGCACGCGGCTCGGGCCCTGCGTCGCGGGCACGACCAAATTCGTCTGCATCGGCCTGAACTATTCGGACCACGCCGCCGAGACCGGCGCGCAGGTCCCGCCCGAGCCGATCATCTTCATGAAGGCCAACTCTGCGATCTGCGGCCCGAACGACCCGATCATCATCCCCCGCGGCTCGGTCAAGACCGACTGGGAGGTGGAACTGGCCATCATCATCGGCAAGAAGGCGAAATATGTCTCCGAGGCCGAGGCGCTCGACCATGTGGCGGGCTATGCGGTGGCCAACGACGTCTCCGAGCGGGCCTTCCAGTCCGAGCGGTCGGGCCAGTGGACGAAGGGCAAGAGCTGCGACAACTTCGGCCAGCTCGGCCCCTGGCTCGTGACGCGCGACGAGGTGGCGGACCCGCAGAACCTGCCGCTGTGGCTGTCGGTCAACGGCGAGAAGATGCAGAACGGCACGACCGGAACGATGGTCTATGGCGTGGCCTATCTGGTCAGCTACCTGTCGCAGTTCATGACGCTCCATCCGGGCGATGTGATCTCGACCGGCACGCCTCCGGGCGTGGGGCTCGGCATGAAGCCGCCGCGCTTCCTGAAGCCGGGCGATGTGGTCGAACTCGGCGTCGAGGGGCTGGGCCAGCAGCGCCAGGAGGTCGTGGCCGACGCCTGA
- a CDS encoding ABC transporter permease: protein MRSILPVLTVVAVIVALWYGAAAAMNAQWVRDQAARAGTEVSLAQILPQTMSQERPVLPAPHQVAKGLWEGVAGQKITSKRSLVYHGWITLSATLLGFGIGTGLGILLAVGIIHNRAMDQSVMPWAIASQTIPILAIAPMIIVVLNSIGVSGLLPKAVISAYLSFFPVVVGMVKGLRSPDAMQLDLLSTYNASRAQAFWKLRLPASMPYLFASLKVGIAASLVGAIVGELPTGAVAGLGARLLSGSYYGQTIQIWSALFAAAIVAAALVGIVGAIQARVLRRMGMAR from the coding sequence ATGAGGTCGATCCTTCCGGTCCTCACGGTCGTCGCTGTGATCGTGGCGCTCTGGTATGGGGCGGCGGCAGCGATGAATGCGCAATGGGTGCGCGATCAGGCGGCGCGGGCGGGCACCGAGGTCAGCCTCGCCCAGATCCTGCCCCAGACCATGAGCCAGGAGCGGCCCGTGCTGCCGGCGCCGCATCAGGTGGCCAAGGGCCTCTGGGAGGGCGTGGCAGGCCAGAAGATCACCTCGAAGCGCAGCCTTGTCTATCACGGCTGGATCACGCTGTCGGCGACGCTTCTGGGCTTCGGCATCGGCACCGGGCTCGGGATCCTGCTCGCAGTCGGCATCATCCACAACCGCGCGATGGACCAGAGCGTGATGCCCTGGGCCATCGCGAGCCAGACCATCCCGATCCTCGCCATCGCGCCGATGATCATCGTGGTGCTGAACTCGATCGGCGTCTCGGGGCTTCTGCCCAAGGCGGTGATCTCGGCCTATCTCAGCTTCTTTCCGGTCGTGGTGGGCATGGTGAAGGGGCTGCGCAGCCCCGATGCGATGCAGCTCGACCTCCTGTCCACCTACAATGCGAGCCGGGCGCAGGCCTTCTGGAAGCTGCGGCTGCCCGCCTCGATGCCCTATCTCTTCGCTTCGCTGAAGGTGGGGATCGCGGCGAGCCTCGTCGGCGCCATCGTGGGCGAGCTTCCCACGGGTGCTGTGGCGGGGCTCGGCGCGCGGCTTCTGTCGGGGAGCTATTACGGGCAGACGATCCAGATCTGGTCCGCGCTGTTTGCGGCCGCCATCGTGGCGGCAGCGCTGGTCGGGATCGTGGGCGCGATCCAGGCGCGGGTGCTGCGGCGGATGGGGATGGCGCGATGA
- a CDS encoding FAD-binding oxidoreductase — translation MTLPGPAPRDPIPALRDLLGERLLTSEAVRAQHAENEAWYPAALPDAVARPASTEEVSRLLALCHAAGMPVVAQGARSSLEGHHLAIRGGIALDLTGMDRVLAVHAEDLDAVVQPGVTRETLNAHLRDTGLFFPIDPGANATLGGMAATRASGTTAVRYGTMREAVLALEVVQADGTVIRTGSRARKSATGYDLTHLFVGSEGTLGIITELTLRLFGQPEAQSAAICRFPSVAEAVATVIATIQMGLPIARIELVDAMMVRGFNLHADAGLPEEPHLFVEFHGSERGVAETAALFGEIAADHGGQSFRWSQKPEERRALWSMRHNAHHATRRLRPGARTVSTDVCVPISALAEAVAVAQEEGRARGLMQAIVGHVGDGNFHCGILVDPEDAGEMKRVKEFTDLLSDLALRLGGVVSGEHGIGMGKIGKMEAQHGPALATMRAMKEALDPKGILNPGKLLP, via the coding sequence ATGACCCTGCCCGGCCCCGCCCCGCGCGATCCGATCCCTGCGCTCCGCGATCTTCTGGGCGAGCGGCTTCTGACCTCCGAGGCCGTGCGCGCGCAGCACGCCGAGAACGAGGCCTGGTATCCGGCAGCCCTGCCCGATGCCGTGGCGCGCCCCGCCTCGACCGAGGAGGTCTCGCGACTCCTCGCGCTCTGCCATGCCGCGGGCATGCCGGTGGTGGCGCAGGGCGCGCGTTCCTCGCTCGAGGGGCACCATCTGGCGATCCGCGGCGGCATCGCGCTCGACCTGACCGGCATGGACCGGGTGCTGGCCGTCCATGCCGAGGATCTCGACGCGGTGGTGCAGCCCGGCGTCACGCGCGAGACGCTGAACGCCCATCTGCGCGACACGGGCCTTTTCTTCCCGATCGATCCGGGCGCCAATGCCACGCTGGGCGGCATGGCCGCGACCCGCGCCTCGGGCACGACCGCCGTGCGCTACGGCACGATGCGCGAGGCGGTGCTGGCGCTCGAGGTGGTGCAGGCCGACGGCACCGTGATCCGCACCGGCAGCCGGGCGCGCAAATCCGCCACGGGCTACGATCTCACCCACCTCTTCGTGGGCTCGGAGGGCACGCTCGGCATCATCACCGAACTCACGCTGCGCCTCTTCGGCCAGCCCGAGGCGCAGTCGGCCGCGATCTGCCGCTTTCCCTCGGTGGCCGAAGCGGTCGCCACCGTCATCGCCACGATCCAGATGGGCCTGCCCATAGCCCGGATCGAGCTGGTCGATGCGATGATGGTACGCGGCTTCAACCTCCATGCCGATGCAGGGCTGCCCGAGGAGCCGCATCTCTTCGTCGAATTCCACGGCAGCGAAAGAGGCGTGGCCGAGACGGCCGCCCTCTTCGGCGAGATCGCCGCCGATCACGGCGGGCAGTCGTTCCGCTGGTCGCAGAAGCCCGAGGAGCGCCGCGCGCTCTGGTCGATGCGCCACAATGCGCACCATGCCACGCGGCGGCTGCGGCCGGGGGCGCGCACGGTCTCGACCGATGTCTGCGTGCCGATCTCGGCGCTGGCCGAGGCGGTCGCGGTCGCGCAGGAAGAGGGCCGCGCCCGCGGCCTCATGCAGGCCATCGTGGGCCATGTGGGCGACGGCAATTTCCACTGCGGCATCCTCGTCGACCCCGAGGATGCAGGAGAGATGAAGCGGGTGAAGGAGTTCACCGACCTCCTGTCGGATCTGGCCCTGCGGCTGGGCGGGGTCGTGTCGGGCGAACACGGGATCGGCATGGGCAAGATCGGCAAGATGGAGGCCCAGCACGGCCCGGCTCTGGCCACCATGCGGGCGATGAAAGAGGCGCTCGATCCGAAGGGCATCCTCAATCCCGGCAAGCTCCTGCCGTAG